GGAAATGGGGATCTAACTCTCTGTAGCCCTCACCAACCACCAGCAAACAGGATGCAGGAGAGCAGGCTAAATGGCCCAAtggtctgatccattatggcaACAGCCATATCCCGCTGATGCCCAGGTAGCACCTTTCATCCGCACCTGATCTCCCACTGGCACCCAGCAGGGTTGAAGGCAGCATGTGGCTCACAAGCTGTGGGGGCCATGCAGATCTGAGACGAGGGTGCTGCCTTGCCCCATTCCTTGTGCTCACCCGCAGCCGCAGCATCTCCGTCTCCTCCTGGTACGCGGCCAGCTGCTTCTTCCACTGCTCCACGCTGGCGTTGGCCTCCTGCAGGGCAGCCACGAGCTTGTTGTTGTTGTCCTGGAGGGTGAAGAATTCAGCTTCCCACTGGACCTCGGGCActgagctgcaggagggggcatggAACCACAAGCCGGgagtgagagggagggagaaaggtctCTGCTTCCACGGGGGTGTCTTAGCAGAGaggcctcccttcccccactcggCAGCTTCTCGAAGAGTCAATTCCCAACGCAGACATGTCCCGATCAGAGCCAGTCCCAAGGGATGGGACCTCAGGCTGCCGTGACTCTGCCCCATCCTGGGGTCAGAACATCCAGGAGGGAAGGAGACTGGTCGAGGCTGTCATGGAAGCCATGACTTCGGTGCTGAGCAACAGTGAATTTCAGCACAAGACAAACACTGCAAGCTCCCGTCAGAGGCGCAGGCCTGTCCTCCACCCAGCAGGACGTGGCCTCCTCCTGTGCAAACTGCTGCCCTGCCTAATGTCCTCTCCTCTTGACGTTCCACCTGGGACGTGCCATTGAATGTGGCTGGGGAGAAGCCTCCCTCGCCAGCAATGGCTGGGTTAAACGACCTGTAAGTCTTGTCTTTAATCTCTATGGCAGGGCTTTGACCTACCAGACCCCCAGGCCTTCTCCCCTTTCCATGGTCAGTGCTGACCACACACTCTCAGAGAGCAGAAGGGATGGGGCTGCTACGCCCGCCCAGCTGCTTTCAGCCTGGCCTCGACCTCACTTCCCGAATCTAGACACTTGTGCCAGGCCTGAGCCTGTGTCTGTTTCCTGCCATTGCCACGTTTGGCTTTGGGAatcgggggggagagggggggcggggggacagggGATGAGCGACCATCCCCACGGCTCCATCCGTAGCAGAGGAGCAGCTGACGGGATGCCTCGGCTGTCTGTGACCAAAAGGCTTGCATGGCGCTGGAGCTGAGGATGTCCCACTGCCAGATTAGCAGCCATGGCGAGGAGGCTGAGCTGCCAGCAAGGGGCTTTGCAGCCTGGAGCAGGGAACCCACCCAGCCGCACCAGCTCTGAGTTCGCGTTGCAGTAAAGTGACTAAATGGAACCAAACCAAAGCACAGAGGATTTGGGGATGTGTGTCAAATGACACTTAGCTTCAAACACATCCTAACATGCAAACACTGtcattactccccacccccaccacaggcAGTCCCAGGGCAGAATCCAGCCTAAAGGCTTTACAAGAGAAAGGGGCAGGATCCAGAGTGGAATTActaccagcccagccctgggccagctAGACAGGTGTGAACATCTTCTAACACCTCAGACCAATGACTCACTGTGCCCACAAGCTGCTTGGCTAACATGCTTCAGCCTGAGCTACAGGGATCCCCTGGTGGGAGAATGGGGAGGGATGTATTTCCCCATGGCCTGGATGGGGGCtccgactgccagaagctgggcctggacgacaggggctggatcaccagataattgccctattctgtccattccctctgaagcacctggcaccagccactgtcagaagacagaatcctgggctagatggaccacgggtctgacccagcatggctgttcttatgtcctcATGTAAAGAAGCAGTGGGTTTTGAGGGGAAGCATGCAGCCAAAAGGAAAACAACAGAAAAGGGTCCTGCCCCCGAGCACTAGGCTCGAGATGGTGATGGGTCCCAGGGTTTATACCCTGCCCTGAGTAGGTGGGAGCAACAATGTTAGCTGGGGACCAGGGCAACGGGAAGAGTTAATTCCCCCCTGGATGGGAGATGCTGGGATTCCCCTTCCCCACTGGGGACTGGACCTGAGAGTGCCCTGAACAGCTGGGCTGGGACCTGAAAGCCCCAGCTAGGCCCATGCCTCACCCTTCGGAGAGCATCTTCTTCAGCCGCTCCCTCTCTGTTGTTATCTCGACGTCGGCGCTCTGGCTCCGGAACAGCTTATCATCTCCCGGCCCATTGGAGCTGATGACGGTGCTTGGCAGCACCTGCAGGGGGGTTACCACACGTCAGGCAGGTCTGGGACACGTGGTCACCCAGCGTCTCTGCCAGCCCCCAGGGTCTTACATAGGGTGACTCATTAGAAGAGCTCAGATGTGGGGCCCCATGGGTCAGCGCTCTTCATTGCCGTGGGGTGACCCCAGGTTCTATTCAGCTCCTGGGGGTGCTCATCTCctagggggggagggagagatggagcATCTCATATCACAAGCAGAAACCGCCTGTGGCCTGCCTAGACATGACATCAACAGGTGCTGAATGGAGAAATCCCATCTCAGCTCCAGGAAGGCTGCCGGGCTTTAGACTGTGGAGGTTAACGTGGGGGAATCTCCAGAAAGGGATGCTGGAGGGGCTGGAACAGgactggggaggggtgtgtgcttCCTTCCCATCTGGTCTCTTTGTTGGATTGACACCCGCACTGACGCCCAAGACACCAAAGGATGGGCAAAAGATTTGACCAGGCAGACACACAAACTAGGACAGAGGGAGAGATGgcttgatggatggatggacggacagatGGAGGGATagagggatggatagatggagggaGGAATGGATGGATGACAGAGGCATAGCTTTGTTTTCAGATTTATAAGCTCCTCTCTACACTGGTTAGTGGCTCCCCCGTTCACTGCCCCAGCCCGTGGTGACTGCCTTGTGCCTCTGGCAGCCGTCCTAGCACAAAAATCTCTATGCTACTGGGCTCAGAGTCCAGCTGCTCCATGATGAGTTCACCAGATGTTCCTCCTTCATGTGCATTTTTTTAAGGTGATAAGTTCTTTGGCCCCAAACTTGCCCTTGATAAATGccaatggggtcctggccgctgacCTGACCCCCTGAAGGCCATGCACGAGGTGCTGAATCACTTAACAGTGAGTGACTTCAGGGGTTCACGCCCTGTTGCCCCAACACAGTGGCCCCTTTGCCATCAGAGGAGTCTCTGCCTTGTTCTCCGGGTGACTTCAAGACATAGTGACCTATAAACCTGCCAGGGAGATGCAGATTGTGGATCCTGCAGGGACCCGTGGCTAGTGTCTGCCCCGCTGGGTAGGACGCCTGAGTTCAGCTAACCAGTCTAGTTTCTGCTCCTTGGGTTAGCAGGTGAGCGGTGAGCTTGGACAAGAAGGGAGCCCCTGAAGCCCAAAGATGGAGAAGGCAGGAGCCACTTTTACCGCAGTAGCACCCGCCAGGCATTAGACACTTTCCAAACACAAGGGagatgcagcccctgccccaaagtgcaCGCCCTGCTCCATGGCACTGTCGCTCCCTGCTTGCATCAGGACAGAATACCACTGGGATTTATCAAAAGATCCTTCCAGATTGTTATCTGGGGAGAACGGACCCCGCAGAGCAGGGATGTATATGTAGACGGCACAAGCAGATTCTATCCCCTGCAGCCACCTGAGAGCCCCCAGCTCCTCGCACGTCTGCTGACAGCAGGGAAGAAACTAGGCACAGAAGTTACAAGCTGATCTATAAAAAGACAGCTTGAGCGCTAGACATCAGAGCCCCCCAGTCTGGGATTGGCCGAGCCTTCTCCATCCAGTCCTGGGACCAGTGGAGTCCTCCAGGGTTTATAGGTATCCCACAAACACCCAGCCACCTGATCTCAGTGACTTTCCAGGGTAATGACAACCACCTGGCCTAGGAATCTGCTGATGCCCGTAAACAAGCAAGACAGGACCATGAACTACGCTGAGAGTCAGAGTGTGGAGAGGCCTGAAGAGAAAGGTGCTGACCAGGAAGGGTGACTAGGAATGTCATGgatcccacgaaagcttatgctcaagaaaatttgttagtctctaaggtgccacaagtactcctgttctttttatggatcccaaagtgctttataaacacacactcctgcctgccccacccccttacctcattttacagatggggaaaccgaggcagggaaaggggaaaagtCTGGTTCCAATAGAGtgaatgggagctgagggtgctcagcacctcgggacattttcaaaactgcctccTGCTTTTAGGGGCCTCGCATTGTGGGGCACCCACTCAACACCTTGGGTCTGCAGAGGTAGGCAGTGATGGACAGGTAAGTGGCCCCTAGGAGGAGGGCTGCTGCAAAGTGAGATTCACAGCTCTGGAGGTCTCAAGCTTAAGGACGCTGGAGCTGAGGGAAACGCAGGGAATCAGGAAGGCCTGATCAATTGGTTCTTTACGGAAGAGGCTGACGTGTGAAGCCCTGCTTATGGACAGACCCAAAAATGGCAGACAGCAAGAGGGTGTCTGAGGGTGTTTGTACAGGCTGGAAGTGGTGTGCAAGATGGGGTGCGTGTGTACAGACCAACAATTGACTGtatggaagggtgtgtgtgtgcaggacagcatgtgtgtgtgtgcaggctggcGGTGGCAAGGGGGTGTGCGTCCGTACAAGCAAGCAGCAAGGTGTATGGGATGGTGTGTACAGGCACATAGTGAGAAGTATGGAAATGGCGGGGGGGTGTATGCCCGCAGGttggtggggtttgggaggggcagTGCAAATGTGCGCATATAGACTAGCGACAGGGGTGTGTGTCTACAGACAGGCAGCGGGGTTATTATGGGCTGTGTGTGTAGACGGATCTTTCTCGCTgtactgcagctgctgctccagacGAGACTACGCCCTGACAAAGGGTGCAAACCCAAAGACTGTGCTGCAAGCAGTCACCCCGGGGGTGAACAAGCGATGCTGCCGGGGGCGGGATATTAATCCCTGACATGGGAGCTGGAGTATCAGTCTGCCATTTCCAGAGCAGCATTAGCTAAGCTGACAGGGCATTGCATCTCAGAGACTGCAGTGCCCAGCATGTTCCCAGGTCCAGGCCTGCCGAGTGCCTCCCAGCACCAGACCCAGACAGAGGACGGCAGCCTGagtctcctcccactccccacagcttTACATTGATGTGgtgcctctgaagtcaatggagacgGCTGTGAGAGGGGAATGAGGCCCCGTGTCGTCTCCAGAGGAGGTTTTACTGAGCACGGGAGGCTGAGTGAGCTGTAGGGGCGACATGCGCTCGGCAGCAAGAGATGGGGTTTCAAACCCCAAAGAGTCAGCCACACTCCCcgaaggagcagagctggggagagccgTGTCTAGCTCCACGGATGGAAGGCCTGGGTGCCCGGATCTCAGGCGATGACACTAAGCACTACAAGGGTGGAGCTGGGAATTAGACATGCAAGGCGTTGCAGAGGAAAGAGCAGCCCACCTTTCTgtgtctggggagggggagctaaTTCTCCCCACTTGCCTgctccatccagtccagtatcacgcctcctccagcagcagtttaTCTCGGatggtgcagaggaaggtgaccTTGCCCACAATGTACCTGGCCATTTGACAAAACTTCCCCCACCCAGACACTGGTATCATGGTCTTGAGCACGGCATGAGCACACGGAGGCAGTAGACAAGGCTGTCAGTGAGTTGTGTGCCGTAACAATGGTGgccctgacctggtgctctgaaCGAGGCTGGCGGGGAAGGCTGCCCACTGTCTCTGCCTCCTCACTCCCACGTACAGAAGGGGCAGAGAAATGAGAAGGAAGCATAAAGGGCCGATGCCTCATCCCACGCACACCCCTGCCCAACACCCCCCTGCATGCACCCCCCTTCAGATCAGTAGCCAATATGGTCAGGCTGCCTCAGTCCAGTTTTAGTGTTGCTGAGTCGAAtaggcagcagggaaggagagatgcTGACACCTTCTCCTGAGCTGCATTTACACTGAGCAGGTCTGAACTAGCAGCTGCTTTAAGCTCTGTGCTGTGAGCCTGCACCGAGGTGCTGGAAGTCTTCTGTCCCCCGTACACGCAGGCACATTCTACCTGGTGCGCACGGCATGCCCCATGACTGACAGATCCCAGACTAGCTCCTGGAGCTCTCACACGATTACCTATCGCTTCTGTGGGCACTGGCtctgctgcccccactctgctctcTATTCTCTTCCCCGTTTCCCATCCCTTAGGGAGAGACAATGGGAGTCAAGTTGGATAGATGTCTTCCTTTGCTCCACCATGTATGGCATTTCCAGTCTCCGCagagccgcctcctcctcctctttttcctgCAGGCCAAGGTGCTGTTCgcactgcctcctcctcctctgctgccgCTCCATCTGTACTCAGCCCAGAGAACGCAGTGTCCtcatcccccagctcccctcctgtTGCCAGGAGATCAGGGAAATGcagagccacctctgggatgcaCCCGCAGGGTGCACAGCTCCTaaagagctgctgtggggagaaaaGGGGTAGAATGCACCATGGCCTGTCCTCTCTCCTTGGTCTGGCAGGCGCTAGAGGCTGGTTTAGGGAGACAAGTCACGCTTTCAACATGCCACCAGGGATACCTGGGATGCAGCCTGGTCTCCAGGGAAGAGAGAAGTGGAGGGGCTGGCTACAGACTACCCCACTCCATCAGCACTACCTTAATGAAACGTTCCCAGTGGAGCCCTGGCACAGGCCATTCTTCGCAGACATGGGAGGCCTTTTGTAGATGCACGTGAGTGACACGGATTGGAATTGCTAAGGCTAGTTGTCTCAGTGCCTGGTGCCTCCCATGGGGATTTGCATTCAGGGCCCTTCCTGCTGGCGGCTGGTGCTCTGGGGAAAGTGATGGGCTCTGCCCTGTTGCCAGAGGAATGGGATGGTGACCATTTTCCCTAGCAACCCCACCTCAGCAGCCAAAGTTACCTGGTGAGATGTGATGTTCAGGGCTGGATTGGTCAGCTCCGTTTTATCCTGCGATTTTTCTCTTGCCAAACGGGCTGCTTCTTTCACCTCCTGGAACTTCTCTGCAAACTAGGGGAAGTGGTGAGGGCGGAGATGGGGAGAGGGTCACTCTACAGTCTTACAGAAATGTCCGACAAGCGAGAACTGCTGCTAGGGTTTACTTCCCTCCTCCCGTCGctatttctccctctctctgcctctttccaGGGATCTGGCATGTCATTTGCTTCCGCCCCAAGCTAGCAGTAATGTCCAGAGAatggccccaccccatcccaaaccAGGACCAAGAGTCCGTGCTGGCTTTTCCACTGAGCTCAGTGTCTGCTGGGACGGGGCGTGGGGAGTCGAGTCCTTGCTGGGGGGGTGCCCATGCTGTACAGAGGTGTTCAATAACGCTGTCAGAAGTGGCTAAGTGCAATCCGTACACATTCCCGAGCTTGCTTTGATCCAGCCAGCACCAATAACAACAAGCTGCAGCGGGATGGCCAATGCAGGGGCGCTGGAACcatgtgtatagtgggggtgctgagagccctggccccaaactgtaagccctgtacagaatggaaatcacttcaagccaggaggtgctgcagcacccccctgccTAGTTCCAGCCCCTATGGGCAAGCTGCGTGAGTACAGACCGGGGCTTGAGAAGGGCAGTACAGGAGTCACTGCTATTGTCCCTTGAGTTGGACAGACCAAAGCCAGCTCAGGTGTGCCGACacatgctgcagtgtagacagacccttacgTACTCAGGCAGGTCCTCAAGGGTACTGAAATCGTGAAAGTTAGGAGCCTGAGGACCTGGGTCCTAGCAGCCtacatcactttttaaaatgtcaattcaGGCGCTTGTGAAAATGTGACCCTGATGTTCATTCTGTCCCCCACATATCTTAGGGCTTCCCGGCCCCACACCGCACCAGATCAGACTGTATCTGATTCTGCCCCCAGACCCTTCCTCCTCAGAGCATGGACACCTGAGCTGATACTTCCTTTGGTATGCCTGGTGGATTAGATTATGTAGCGATTCCCGCTCCCACCCATTGCTTGGGTGGGTCAGCCTGCCATCAGCCCCTGCAACATTACCTGAGAGAGGTGCTGCTCGGAAGCAAAGCCCAGCCCGTATACTGTGTTGGCTCGGCTGTCCGCCCATTGTCCAAACTTCTGGGAAGTTTTTGTGAAGGTCATGTTGGGGGTGATGGTGCTGTTGATGATGGcctgtgggggaaaggaacagGGACCCTCAGTCAAAGCGGAATTGCTGTAGTCTGCAAGATGGACTGTGCTCTCCACAGCGTGGGATGATTCAGGGAATTCCCTCACATTTGTCATTCACCAATCATGGTGCTACACAGGAGCCTTTTACCTCTAGGACACCAGCCCAAGTTACCAGTGAGCAAAAGTCATTCCAGTCGGACAGGCCATGTGACAAGAATGGGTCCTGTGTCTAGGGCCTACCACAAAACCCACCCCCACAACTGGcatcagcagagaggccaagggtcAGAAGGACCAGAGGAGCCCTCAGAGGCCACGAGGCCACAGCACAAAGCCAGGCTCGCCGGTGGGAGGAAGTGGCTTCCTGTGCTGGGCATGCTTTGTGCATAGGGTTATCACTCGCAGCGCTGTCTttccaccagcactaaattcaccttGGATATTAAATACGTTAGTGTGAAGACACTGGCTGTAACACTTTCCATGCCTGGTTGTGGAGATGCCCGAGCACTCCATTCCGAGGGCTGCCCAGCGTGGTGTCTGAGGGAAGTAGGAAGCACTCAGTGATCACCGCCAGAGAGACGCTTGCTGGCAAGCTGCCTGATCTGCGTGTGGCCCTCACCTTGGTGCCGCCCACGCTGATGATCCGGTACACATTGCGCGTGGCATCGTAGAAGTAGGAGACGGTCAGGGCATGTTTGCTGGCAGGGATCCAGTTCCGCTTCGTGGCCGGGTCGATCTGAAAAACGTGGGCCCGAGTGCTGAAGATCGGCTGCTCCCTGGAAcagaacaaacagaactgtcaagGCAGCGGGGGGGGGTGCTGAGTGCAGTCTGGGAAGTGAGCTGGCTTCCTGGCATCTGCATTGCATGCTGCAGAGCACATGGCATTTCTGCTAGTTTTCTTCCTCTCCAGGGAcacgaggtgctgagcacccccagctCCCGCTGAGCCAGCACCTCTGGGGAGCACATCCTGAACAAGCACCCTCCAGCCCAGTGTGGCTCAGCCGAAGGAGAGGCGGTTCTTCACCCTCTGACTTGGAAGGGCTCTAGCATCCCCCACTCACCACTGTCACCCCTTATTCCTAGGGGCTCCCACTCCAGGCTTCTTCGTCTCTGGGATTCTTTGTGCTTCTCCAGAGGAAGAGGGCCTGAGACCCAGACATTCCCTGATGCTCTTAGCTCGGACTCATGAACCTCTGGGGACCACCAGCTGATGCCAGTGAGAAGAAAACTAAAGGCCCTGTAGCCCTTTTTGCCATCTCCTTCACCCCTTCCTTCAGCCACGGCAGCCAGCAGCACAATGGTAGCAGATTTCTCTGTACCCTGCAGAGCTCCCCCAGCTAAGTTTACTAGGGCTCTGCCCTGCCaactcccagcctctccccatccTCCAGCTAGTCACAAGATCAGTCACGTCAGCAATAACCCAGGGCAGGCCTCAGGGTCTGTGTGTCACACATGCATGCATAGGACACCAGGCTCTCACACGCTGGGGCCCCTGCAGCATGGTCTGCCGGGGGGAGTTATGCTAAGCTGGGGTGGGCACATGATTTGAACGTAGTGCACCTCGCATCACAGCAGCTAGTTTGGGGTGAGTCTGACCATACCGGCCCTGCCGCTGCACTAACTCTCCTTCCTGCAGGGTCTGAGACTTGGCGCTCCTGACAAGACTGTGGGATGGAGACGGGGTTGGAGATTTGAGCACAGAAAGTGCCTCCCCTTCAACATGTCTCTTCCTCCCAAGGCTCATGCACGGGCCATGCACCCTGCAGCAAAGGTCACATCATGGGATTAAAGGCAGGTCACGTAAGAATGAATGAAACACTTCACCACAGCCAGAGCATGGAATCAGCTGCTGCAAGAGGCTGGCAAGCCACAAGCCAGGGCTGGATTTTATGACTAGTAATATACAAGCTAAACTCAGATCTCAGGCTTCAGGACATGACTTGAGCATGGCAGGAGGACATTTGTCTCCGTCAGGCAGTAGCCCAGGTGCATTAGGGCTTGAGGTCTTTTTTGGCATTCCTTTCGGACCTCAGGCACTGGCCATTGAAGGCAGGAGCCTGAGCGGGTGAACTTGAATTCAAGCTGATACATCCTACACGCCAAGGCATGAAAACAGCCGGTGCGGCCCAGATACAACCCCTGTAATCCACAAACGTACTTTCCTGCCCCCAGCTGAAGACCTCACTGTTGCAGTGAGCCAGCCTGCCCTTCCAGCCAGAAAGGGCTAAGCCCACCACTGTCGCTGAGGCTTCAGAGTGGGGTACACTGCTACCACTACTCCCCAATTGAAGCTCTTCTCCTCTTGCCCAACCCTGGACTCAGATCCCTTGCACAGCAGCACATCACGCTGAGCCTGGgatcccagcctgctccttccaAAGGGAGCTTTGGGATTTCCCTCTGGTCAGTTCGCCCAGCCCTCCCCTGATGTATTTTCCTAATGAGCCTCGAAGTCCCTGGTCTCCTCTAACACATGGTGCATTTTATACACAGCTCatgtgcgggggtgggggacCGAAGTCCTGCCTTACCACTTTGAGGCACAATTTCCAGCGGGTGGGAAACTAACAGTCCTATCCATTGATCCTAGACCCCAGGGCAAGGGGCAGCCAGAAATAAAGGGAGCTTGTTACCTAGTTGTTGACATTGGTTAGTAACGGCTGGACAGACTATTAGGTAGTGAAGTTAGTTTGCATCAGTCTTCCAGCAGCTTCCTAGATCTTGGTTTGGCCTCCTCAGTGATTCATTTCCTGGCAATGGCAAAGTCAGTCATTATTGGTCACCCGGCACAGAGAGGGCCTAGTCAGGCAGCATTTAGGAGGCTCACTTGGTCACAGTCTCTCCGAGTCTGTAATTTGTAATGAGTTCTCGTCACTGGGCATACAGTCCGGCTCGCAATGGAAGCCACAGAACTCAGAGTAACTGCCCCTGTGCCGACAGCAGGAGCACAGGGGCTGCTCTGGCTAGAGTCGCTCTGCTATTTTTATGTAGCAAAGTGCTCTGGCTAGAGTTGCTTCCCCGTTGATTTTGGTTTCACAACCTCTGGCAATAAGTGCCGGGGACAAACTGGAGTGAAAAGGTTGGATTGgttccactggtgtgtcagtaatGTCGCTGGCTCTGAAATGGGGTTTGGTCACTTTTTTTTGGCCACAAGATACCCTTCCCCTCCTCACaccctcaggccatgtctacatctaaaattttgcagcgctggttgttacagctgtattagtacagctgtatagggccagcgctgcagagtggccacacttacagcaaccagcgctgcaagtggtgttagatgtggccacactgcagcgctgttgggcggcttcaatgggggtttggggaacgagagagcaaaccgggaaaggagaccagcttcgccgcggtttgctctcgcgttcctggaaccacccagcaaacctcagggaaggagacctgcttgctcgggggttcggggaacgagagggcaaaccgggaaaggagaccagcttcgccgcggtttgctctcgcgttccccgaaccaccctgcaaaccacagggaaggagacctgcttgctcgggggttcggggaacgagagagcaaaccgggaaaggagaccagcttcgccgcggtttgctctcgcgttccccg
The sequence above is a segment of the Gopherus evgoodei ecotype Sinaloan lineage chromosome 22, rGopEvg1_v1.p, whole genome shotgun sequence genome. Coding sequences within it:
- the HOMER3 gene encoding homer protein homolog 3 isoform X3, with product MGEQPIFSTRAHVFQIDPATKRNWIPASKHALTVSYFYDATRNVYRIISVGGTKAIINSTITPNMTFTKTSQKFGQWADSRANTVYGLGFASEQHLSQFAEKFQEVKEAARLAREKSQDKTELTNPALNITSHQVLPSTVISSNGPGDDKLFRSQSADVEITTERERLKKMLSEGSVPEVQWEAEFFTLQDNNNKLVAALQEANASVEQWKKQLAAYQEETEMLRLRVAELELQKAHDSSSEGSKEELNQTLEELELLIKAKDEEIQQLKSQKSGQWEAEGEREEMLQKLQELEGRNAELERRVHVAEQMLAEQLAEREKMQGEVTRVGELMDVKIFELSELRRGLAKLVESN
- the HOMER3 gene encoding homer protein homolog 3 isoform X4 — translated: MSTTRVHGPCMSLGRKRHVEGEALSVLKSPTPSPSHSLVRSAKSQTLQEGELVQRQGREQPIFSTRAHVFQIDPATKRNWIPASKHALTVSYFYDATRNVYRIISVGGTKAIINSTITPNMTFTKTSQKFGQWADSRANTVYGLGFASEQHLSQFAEKFQEVKEAARLAREKSQDKTELTNPALNITSHQVAELELQKAHDSSSEGSKEELNQTLEELELLIKAKDEEIQQLKSQKSGQWEAEGEREEMLQKLQELEGRNAELERRVHVAEQMLAEQLAEREKMQGEVTRVGELMDVKIFELSELRRGLAKLVESN
- the HOMER3 gene encoding homer protein homolog 3 isoform X2 — its product is MSTTREQPIFSTRAHVFQIDPATKRNWIPASKHALTVSYFYDATRNVYRIISVGGTKAIINSTITPNMTFTKTSQKFGQWADSRANTVYGLGFASEQHLSQFAEKFQEVKEAARLAREKSQDKTELTNPALNITSHQVLPSTVISSNGPGDDKLFRSQSADVEITTERERLKKMLSEGSVPEVQWEAEFFTLQDNNNKLVAALQEANASVEQWKKQLAAYQEETEMLRLRVAELELQKAHDSSSEGSKEELNQTLEELELLIKAKDEEIQQLKSQKSGQWEAEGEREEMLQKLQELEGRNAELERRVHVAEQMLAEQLAEREKMQGEVTRVGELMDVKIFELSELRRGLAKLVESN
- the HOMER3 gene encoding homer protein homolog 3 isoform X1 gives rise to the protein MSTTRVHGPCMSLGRKRHVEGEALSVLKSPTPSPSHSLVRSAKSQTLQEGELVQRQGREQPIFSTRAHVFQIDPATKRNWIPASKHALTVSYFYDATRNVYRIISVGGTKAIINSTITPNMTFTKTSQKFGQWADSRANTVYGLGFASEQHLSQFAEKFQEVKEAARLAREKSQDKTELTNPALNITSHQVLPSTVISSNGPGDDKLFRSQSADVEITTERERLKKMLSEGSVPEVQWEAEFFTLQDNNNKLVAALQEANASVEQWKKQLAAYQEETEMLRLRVAELELQKAHDSSSEGSKEELNQTLEELELLIKAKDEEIQQLKSQKSGQWEAEGEREEMLQKLQELEGRNAELERRVHVAEQMLAEQLAEREKMQGEVTRVGELMDVKIFELSELRRGLAKLVESN